A DNA window from Fodinibius sp. Rm-B-1B1-1 contains the following coding sequences:
- a CDS encoding YpdA family putative bacillithiol disulfide reductase: MVIIVGAGPIGLATAIELKRRDIPAKIIERGCLVNSIFHYPKDMTFFSTSERLEIGDVPFISHNPKPTRREALEYYRRAAESYDLDIHLYEEVQDISGDDKSFNVTTDKGSYNAKKVVVATGFYDVPKMMGTPGEELDKVRHYYDEAHAYAWQNVLVIGGGNSAVDAALETYRAHANVTLAVRDSDIKESVKYWVKPDIKNRIKNDEITGYFNTEVKEIRQNEVVLDTPDGTKTIDNDFVLAMTGYKPNFELMTNFGIDLTNDEDKMPVYNESTLETNRKGMYVAGVVCGGMDTSKLFIENTRIHAEHIAEDIQKKIR; this comes from the coding sequence ATGGTCATTATTGTTGGAGCAGGCCCTATTGGACTGGCCACCGCTATCGAGTTAAAGCGACGAGATATTCCCGCCAAAATTATTGAACGCGGCTGTTTGGTCAACAGCATTTTTCATTATCCCAAAGATATGACCTTCTTCTCTACTTCTGAGCGACTGGAAATAGGAGATGTCCCCTTTATATCCCATAACCCTAAGCCCACCCGCCGCGAGGCTCTCGAGTATTACCGCCGGGCGGCCGAAAGTTACGATCTGGACATTCATCTTTATGAAGAAGTTCAGGATATTTCTGGAGATGACAAAAGTTTTAACGTCACCACTGATAAGGGCTCTTATAATGCTAAGAAGGTAGTTGTTGCTACCGGCTTTTATGATGTTCCCAAAATGATGGGAACTCCCGGCGAAGAGCTCGATAAGGTCCGGCATTATTATGATGAAGCTCACGCCTATGCCTGGCAAAATGTGCTTGTCATTGGCGGCGGGAATTCAGCTGTAGATGCAGCACTCGAAACCTACAGGGCACACGCCAATGTGACGCTGGCCGTACGCGACTCAGATATCAAAGAATCCGTTAAGTACTGGGTTAAACCTGATATTAAAAACCGAATTAAAAACGATGAAATAACCGGCTATTTCAATACAGAAGTAAAGGAAATCCGGCAAAATGAAGTCGTATTAGATACGCCCGATGGCACTAAAACAATAGATAACGATTTTGTTCTGGCAATGACGGGCTACAAACCTAACTTTGAGCTAATGACAAACTTTGGCATCGACCTTACCAATGATGAGGATAAGATGCCCGTCTATAATGAAAGTACGCTCGAAACTAATCGAAAAGGTATGTATGTGGCCGGGGTCGTTTGTGGAGGAATGGATACCAGCAAACTATTCATAGAAAATACACGCATTCATGCCGAACATATTGCCGAGGATATCCAGAAAAAGATAAGGTAA
- a CDS encoding YheT family hydrolase has protein sequence MKTNLRHVPRFHSPFWCYNGHLHTIARSLCGDTSQPEINRIEITTPDNDFLELDQYINPYSDSIIVLFHGLEGSTERYYMVELMKVLIRKGHSIIGVNFRGCGSRLNKQPRFYHSGETNDYQTVLEWAQNQYPNKKLGAVGFSLGGNALVKYLGETGKDSLVQTAVAVSVPYDLRLGSIMLSKGFHRIYEFRFLRTLSKKLEAKRKHYPDLPTFNGSTLYEFDNQITAPIHGFENADDYYETCSARRFVNNISVDTLLIHSKEDPLCPAKAMPLDRLNNNPYTDYIITKKGGHVGFWSKPQGWLNYVIENYLSSNL, from the coding sequence ATGAAAACGAATCTACGGCATGTACCCCGGTTCCATTCTCCTTTTTGGTGCTACAACGGACATCTACATACCATTGCCCGATCCCTATGTGGAGATACCTCTCAACCGGAAATCAATCGAATTGAAATTACCACTCCCGATAATGACTTTTTAGAACTCGATCAATATATCAACCCTTATTCCGATTCCATAATCGTACTCTTTCATGGCCTGGAAGGATCTACCGAGCGATACTATATGGTTGAACTAATGAAGGTTTTAATCCGTAAAGGGCATTCGATTATTGGTGTAAATTTTAGAGGATGTGGTTCACGCCTCAATAAACAACCGCGATTTTATCACTCTGGAGAAACTAACGATTATCAAACAGTTTTAGAATGGGCCCAAAATCAGTACCCCAATAAAAAGTTAGGGGCTGTAGGATTTTCGCTCGGCGGCAATGCCCTCGTCAAATACTTGGGAGAAACGGGCAAAGATAGCTTGGTACAAACGGCTGTAGCTGTCTCGGTGCCCTATGATTTACGGTTGGGGTCGATTATGCTCTCGAAAGGATTTCATCGCATTTATGAATTTCGTTTTCTTCGAACCCTCAGCAAAAAGCTCGAAGCAAAGCGCAAGCATTATCCTGATTTACCTACCTTCAATGGTTCCACACTATACGAGTTCGATAATCAGATTACAGCCCCAATACATGGCTTTGAAAATGCTGATGATTATTACGAAACTTGTTCAGCCCGTCGCTTTGTCAATAATATCAGCGTTGATACACTGTTAATACACAGCAAAGAAGATCCGCTTTGTCCTGCTAAAGCAATGCCATTGGATAGACTAAACAACAATCCATACACAGATTACATCATCACAAAAAAAGGTGGCCATGTGGGATTCTGGAGCAAACCCCAAGGATGGCTTAACTACGTCATCGAAAATTATTTAAGCAGCAATTTATAG
- a CDS encoding S8/S53 family peptidase — protein MAKKLPSLFFIITLVLASATFGQSMQTEYFSDRIIIKYESDQKLQQIRSKIGHDPKSAVQQYLHQYGIQQSRPLLSPRAQQIVKTQNVSGTRNVLRIQEIIFSNNIDPAQLASKLNRMPGVTYAEPKYIRYMNEEPNDEKYQQSQQENFNYHNFPNAWDLSKGSSDIIIAIVDGGVDYMHPELNENLWVNQDEIPPIVFSQADQNGDGEVTPPEALTYLQDNGTDYNSDGEITLEDALHEDSDFTDNTDTDNNDFTDDLFGWDFWESGSSIQNITQDNNPIHDATDHGTHVAGIAAAETNNGEGIAGAAYNATYMPIKAGGAPGFDDAIGFGYEGILYAAGNGADIINCSWSGGSASQAEEDIIELATQMGALVVAAAGNEATRTGYPARYDKSLAVGSVEPDDNKATYSNFGYNLDVLATGTDILSTSYNNNYISKTGTSMSTPVVSGLAALVKDVNPSWDPERIGMQIRGSASYIDKTNSSFEHQLGHGAINAYEALNTNLPGMKIVSQEFLNSNGNKLALGEEGTIELQITNVANDTPALQVELESINESDVQLSNTNQQLGNFAKGDTVDLSFPVTIPTNFDLTEMPTFRLEFIDQNMDYNNFNAFIYEDMFFEAIAGNNVKTSFGAEGTWGFSDPLAGRGGVGFIPRYPDGTGGFDEGDNLLFEGGLMMTFNSQLFDAVRTANGGVSRDFLPEDAVTVLPIENGLRGSTQFTTLNDSTRRAKVELETFAYDDPAISNVVFAKYTITNPSDFLVMEDMYVGLFNDWDIGNNSGNNNIAFNESDSLLYISDAASSSTQPVVAVAHLGPLASALAIDNTIEGQQDSVTFGIYDGFTDNEKEASLTARTVRTNIQNTDVSAVTSSGPYTLNPGAKITVGFIYAFGDDLNELRTQIAEARTRNLFAVSPAGRATSEEIPQQTELFQNYPNPFNEKTEVRFNLSQDSHIRITIFDVLGRKVRQLANTNFKAGEHYLPFDAPNLSSGVYFIQLETDQGSQTIPITKIKAL, from the coding sequence ATGGCTAAAAAGTTACCTTCCCTTTTTTTTATCATAACTCTGGTTTTAGCCTCTGCTACATTCGGCCAGTCAATGCAAACCGAATATTTTTCGGATCGAATAATCATTAAATATGAATCAGATCAAAAACTTCAACAAATCCGAAGCAAAATAGGACACGATCCAAAATCAGCTGTCCAGCAATATCTCCATCAATATGGAATTCAACAAAGTCGTCCCCTCCTTTCGCCAAGGGCACAACAAATTGTAAAAACCCAAAATGTGTCGGGCACCCGTAATGTATTACGTATCCAGGAAATTATTTTTAGCAACAATATTGACCCGGCCCAATTAGCATCCAAACTAAATCGCATGCCTGGGGTCACCTATGCCGAACCCAAATATATTCGGTATATGAACGAAGAACCCAACGACGAAAAATATCAACAAAGCCAACAAGAAAATTTTAATTACCATAATTTCCCTAACGCGTGGGATTTGAGCAAAGGTTCTTCTGATATCATTATTGCCATTGTTGACGGCGGCGTTGACTATATGCATCCTGAACTCAATGAAAACCTTTGGGTCAATCAAGATGAGATCCCACCTATCGTTTTTTCCCAGGCAGACCAAAATGGAGATGGAGAAGTTACCCCTCCTGAGGCTTTAACTTATTTACAAGATAACGGTACCGATTATAACAGCGATGGAGAAATCACCCTGGAGGATGCCCTGCATGAAGATTCCGATTTTACAGATAACACTGATACCGATAATAATGATTTTACCGATGATCTGTTTGGGTGGGATTTTTGGGAATCAGGAAGTAGTATCCAAAATATTACCCAAGACAACAATCCCATCCACGATGCCACCGATCATGGAACGCACGTAGCGGGAATCGCAGCTGCCGAAACCAATAACGGAGAGGGCATTGCCGGTGCCGCCTACAACGCAACCTATATGCCCATTAAAGCCGGAGGAGCTCCGGGCTTTGACGATGCCATCGGGTTTGGCTATGAGGGCATCTTGTATGCAGCAGGTAACGGTGCTGATATTATCAATTGTAGCTGGAGCGGCGGATCTGCCTCACAAGCTGAAGAGGATATCATAGAACTGGCCACACAAATGGGGGCCTTGGTCGTTGCCGCAGCCGGAAATGAAGCTACCCGAACAGGATACCCCGCCCGGTATGATAAATCGCTGGCCGTAGGTTCTGTAGAGCCGGATGACAACAAAGCTACCTACTCTAATTTTGGATATAATCTTGATGTATTAGCTACGGGCACTGATATTTTAAGCACCTCCTACAACAATAATTACATTTCGAAAACGGGTACCTCAATGTCTACTCCCGTTGTAAGTGGGCTTGCGGCTCTCGTCAAAGACGTGAACCCAAGTTGGGATCCCGAACGCATCGGCATGCAAATTCGCGGATCAGCAAGCTATATTGACAAAACCAACTCCAGTTTTGAACATCAGCTCGGCCACGGAGCCATCAATGCATACGAAGCGCTAAATACAAATTTACCGGGGATGAAAATCGTATCGCAGGAGTTCCTCAACAGTAATGGCAACAAGCTCGCATTGGGTGAAGAGGGAACTATCGAATTACAAATTACCAATGTCGCAAATGATACGCCAGCTCTCCAGGTAGAACTGGAATCTATAAATGAAAGTGATGTACAACTGAGTAATACTAACCAACAATTGGGTAACTTCGCTAAAGGTGATACGGTAGATCTAAGCTTTCCCGTTACCATCCCCACAAACTTTGACTTAACCGAAATGCCCACTTTTCGGTTAGAATTCATTGACCAAAACATGGATTACAATAATTTTAATGCCTTCATCTACGAGGATATGTTCTTTGAAGCTATTGCGGGCAACAATGTAAAAACATCATTTGGTGCCGAAGGAACTTGGGGTTTTTCTGATCCATTGGCTGGTCGTGGAGGGGTAGGCTTTATCCCTCGTTACCCAGATGGCACGGGTGGTTTTGATGAAGGTGACAACCTTCTTTTTGAAGGCGGACTCATGATGACCTTCAATAGTCAACTTTTTGACGCTGTGCGAACGGCCAATGGTGGTGTATCAAGAGACTTCCTGCCCGAAGATGCGGTCACCGTTTTACCAATAGAAAATGGGCTGCGCGGCTCTACCCAGTTTACCACCCTTAATGATAGCACCCGACGAGCAAAAGTTGAACTCGAAACCTTTGCATATGATGATCCTGCCATCAGCAATGTCGTATTTGCAAAATACACTATTACAAACCCCTCCGACTTTTTGGTGATGGAAGATATGTACGTGGGCCTATTTAACGACTGGGACATCGGCAATAATTCGGGCAACAATAATATTGCATTCAATGAAAGTGACAGCTTACTCTATATTTCGGATGCCGCTTCTTCAAGTACGCAACCTGTGGTTGCCGTTGCACATTTAGGCCCCCTTGCAAGTGCGTTGGCAATCGATAATACTATTGAAGGGCAGCAGGACTCCGTCACTTTCGGGATCTATGATGGGTTTACGGACAACGAAAAAGAGGCTTCTTTAACAGCAAGGACTGTACGCACCAACATCCAAAACACCGATGTATCAGCCGTAACCAGCTCGGGTCCTTATACTCTCAATCCCGGAGCTAAAATTACGGTTGGCTTTATCTATGCCTTCGGGGATGATTTGAATGAGTTGCGTACTCAAATTGCAGAAGCTCGCACACGCAATCTTTTTGCGGTTTCTCCGGCGGGACGTGCTACTTCCGAAGAAATCCCCCAGCAAACCGAACTCTTTCAAAACTATCCGAATCCATTTAATGAAAAAACAGAAGTCCGTTTCAATCTTAGTCAAGACAGCCATATTCGAATAACGATTTTTGATGTGTTGGGACGAAAAGTTCGTCAGCTTGCTAACACAAATTTTAAGGCCGGCGAACATTACCTCCCCTTTGATGCCCCAAATTTGAGCAGCGGTGTGTACTTTATCCAGCTTGAAACCGATCAGGGCTCACAAACCATCCCCATTACAAAAATCAAGGCCCTATAA